The Micropterus dolomieu isolate WLL.071019.BEF.003 ecotype Adirondacks linkage group LG23, ASM2129224v1, whole genome shotgun sequence DNA window ACTCatattgtttctgaccatgaaGTGGGACTCTTTGcaatttaattaatgtaatgaTTAATCtatgattattattactttaataTAATAATCAAAGTCTAGTATAAGTctttatgtatatgtgtgtgtcatgcCTGGTTTCACTGTTTCACCTACTAACCCCACTAACCATCAGTCAGGACGGATGAGGTTACTAAGGAGGAAATCCAGGAGTGTAAACACAAAGGCAACGATAAACAGAGCTTTTTCCCCATGGGCTTCTTCACACCCTTAATGGACGACCTCGGGGAAGAGCATCATCCCTGTAGCCACTAAAGTGGATCCCTGCGAAGGATTAATGAAATCAACCGGCAGCTCTGGCTTTTAATTAGCTGCTGCTGAAGGGTTTGAGCTGTTAGGTGGTTATATTTATAAAACTTCTAGTACTAAGAGCAACTAAATCCCGTGCATTCCCTTCACTGATGTTATTAGGAGATTATTGTGAACTGCAACCACAAGAAGCCTTCTTGAGAATTTACATTTCCCCAGATGGGACTCCTGAAGTGGAACTACGTCTTAATCAAATGTTTCCCTCTGTTATTTAAACTCCGCGACAGCTAGCTGAGGCGTGCTGCTGTTCCTGTCAGCGACGGTGGCTTTCTTAATTAGAGATGATACCATCAGTCCTATCTATGTCTTCATTGGAGCCAAAGGAAAAGCATCCTCACCAGGGTTCTTTTAGCTGTTACAGAACATCACTTTAATACCAAAACACTAACCAACGGTACGCCCAATAAACTAACCGAAACATATAGCAACTGACAGAAGGATCACACAACCAACCTACCAATCAAGTTTCTTCatacacattttgaaatgtgccaAAAGTCCTAAGTAATGTGCCAGAAGTTGGGTGATCATTTCTCTGGAAGCCCCTCTGGTATCAGAAATCtcacaaaagaaagaaatctaCCAACCAACCTTGCATGCTGACATGTTGGTGCTAATTCTTGACAAACAGTCGGGTGCAGTGCTGTGTGCAGCTTCTTGTCGTCAGGTTTGGTTTTGCCAGGTTTGAGATCATCACGCCGGTAGAGAGACTAAAACCAAAACCAGTGCTCACCAACTGTACTTGGCGAACCCCTTCGTAGCCAGAGACACTGCACAGAAGCACTGGGCGGACAGATACACTGCTGTTCGTCACGATATAGGTCTACAACATACAGTAATTACAGCTGAGGGTCACAAAAAGTCTTTGGTCAGCTGTGAAAGTCAGTCAGTGATCGTACTAATGACAAATGTTTCTCTCTCCACAGCTCCTCTCTGGTGCAGCAGTCTAGCTATGGTGTATGCCCAGTCATCAAACACAGTTGGTGTCAATCCCTCCTTTTATTCTCCATCTTTCACATATCAGATGTCATTTAACTACTCTGAGAGGGAAAACTCGACTGTCCTGGCAACCTTACCCACCACTCCCCTTTGCAGCCTCGAGGGCTCATCTTCCAGCCAGCCGAACAGGACCTCTGCCTCGTACGAGCTGACTTCAGGCGAGGTCGCCGTCCTGGGCTTGGTGTTCGGGGTGCTCTGGCTGGTCTCCATCCTGGGAAATGCCCTCGTCTGCCTGGTCATCCATCGGAGCCGACGGACTCAGTCCACCACCAACTACTTTGTGGTGTCAATGGCGTGTGCAGACCTGCTCATGAGCCTGGGTTGCGCCCCCTTCATCCTCCTGCAGGTCGCCTCAGGACGATGGCCGCTGAGCGCCCCTGCCTGCAAGGCTGTGCGCTACCTGCAGCACCTCTGCCCGGGTGTGCAGGTCTATGTCCTGCTTTCTATCTCTGTAGACCGCTTCTATACAATCGTCTACCCCCTCAGCTTCAAGGTGTCGAGAGAGAAGGCGAAGAAGATGATCCTGGCCTCATGGCTGTTTGATGCAGCCTTCGTGACGCCCTGCCTCTTCTTCTATGGATCCGCATCTACAGACATCAGCCATTGTGACTTTTTCCTTCCGGACAGCTGGGGCAGTATAGCCTACGCCGCGGTTCACCTCCTGTTTGGTTTTGTGGTCCCAGTGGCGCTGATCGTGTCATTCTACCAGCGGGTGGTCCGCTACATCTGGAGGATCAGTGCTGATGGACACACGGTGCGCCGGACAATGAATATCGTCCCACGGACTAAGGTCAAGACCATCAAGATGTTCCTCATGCTCAATTCAGTTTTCTTCCTCACCTGGACGCCCTTCTACATCTCCCAGCTGTGGCACCCGAGGGAGTCTGATGGACCCGGTAGGCAGGGGCTGCTGTTCTTCACAGCCATCGCCTGGGTCTCCTTCAGCTCCGCTGCGTCCAAGCCAACCCTGTACTCTGTCTTCAATGCAAACTTCAGAAGGGGCATGAGGGAGACCTTCTGCATGTCATCCATGAAATGCTACCGCAGTAACGCGTACACCATCACGGCAAGTTCCCGGATGGCTAAAAAGAACTATATTGGCGTGGTGGACATCCCAGTGCAAGCAAAGACGGCCCCCGATACATTTGACCGAGATGTAAAGGAAAAGAAAGTAGCCTGGCCCACTAATGCCAACCCTCCGAATACTTTTGTCTAAGTGAGTTTGGACGGTTTTGAAACTGTGGAGATACAAAAATCTAACACTTTTCTCTTCAACAGCACATCAGTGTTGGCATGTGGGCTAGCTAGAGACTAACATGCTAGCCTGTATTCAACTAAGACAAAATCTCCCAGAAACAGAATGCGTTCAGTTTGTATAAAGGGCTCTTTTCTGACGTAACACACCTTTTGGCAGCCGTTTGAGGTTCTCAACAGCTGTGAACAGCTAGCcgtttttatacttttaatcataatttatttctgtgctgtgttttgatGGACTGTTTTGCCACTGATGCATCGGAGTTTGTGTTTTGATAATGTCAgcttgttagctagctaaccaTAGTCTGAGGCCATCTATCAGTGACCTGTCAATGCATCTGATTTGCTGCAGTAATGTGTGTGGTagaagctaacgttagtagTGGCTACTAGCCGTATGTTAACGTTAGCATCGTCTGCTTTGCAGTGTATTCTGGCTGACTCATCTCAAAGACTCACggtgtttgtgtttaataaagAGTAACGGAGATGGTAAGAGTTGAAAAGTGGGAGGAGGTTCAGGAGTATTCAGGGTCATTTTTGGCAAAGGCTTAGACGTGTTCTCAGCTAAGGGAGAGCTGAAGATACAGAGTGTAGCTGAAGATTATACCTTTGTAGAAACCTGATAAAACATTCAACTTTTTAAGTCTCTTTAAAATTCCAGATCAGTTTTAGATGAGTTTGGCAACTACACATTTGGCTAAAACACATATGCAAACTCTGGAATATATTCAAGGACAGGccgttattttttttttttaaggccaATGCTTACTTTTCAAAATCATACTGAATAAAATATCTGCACATGGCAATTACAGTACGGTTAAAGGTAGGAAAACACTGTGGTTACAAGAAATAAACTATGGTTAAATTAAGGGCTAGGGTTCAGGTAGGGAAAGATTGGGGTTTGTAAAAAAGCCTACATGAATTAAAGGTCTGTGTTATAGGTCACCAAACCAGTTCCATGTGGTGTTTTATCACAATCAGCTTCAAGCTCTTCAAAATActacttatttattcatcacAGTTTTGTCACATTGCACATGTAAGTAAGTAGTGTTGTCGTACTCGAGaacggtcttaagaccactttttgatggtcttggtctcgtctcggactcgaccgcatttattctcggacattgaggacttgggatttttttcaagaccagtcaagaccataactttgggaatatcaattaattgcttttgcattgtttgATTCATTTGAAACGTATTGCTCCAAATGCAGCCAacaaccctaattaaaaatgtgttgttactgttaacGACCGTCCCCGCGATGgtcagcatggaaaaggagtgttgaataaagatgtttGCGTTGGTTTCacctcttagtgtttgtatgtgggtgttttaatgggaatgtggatctttcagatcaatttgagaagtacctctGATCTCcctccacattttattgtgtgtcatgtaatgtggggaactggtcttggtctcgccCTCCATCGGTCTTGGTCCTGActcggtctcagcccctaaaagtcttggtcttgtctcggtcttgataaactctggtcttggtcttttTACTTGggctcggtttgggcggtcttgactacaacactacgtGTTAGCAGGCTTCCTGTGCTGATAACATGCTTTACACTAGATGCTATAGATTTTTTCATTCCTGTCAGACTCAGCTGTACTTGATTTAACATACTAAATAATAACATGGCCGCACTACGTTAACTGTTCACAGAATGCAAATACATCAGTTAGCCAGCAAACAAGCTGAACCAGGCTCAACTTTTCTTCAACACCACGGCAGCAACGCAGCGTTGTTTTGTCAGCTGAACTCTAATCAGCTGAGGCTGAACTGTAGTTTTGGATTATTGCtaatataataacattttatcattagCATGTCAGTATGCTAACACGATAACATGAGACAACTAGGGCGACAATACGTCCCTCTTTTTCCCGGACAGGTCTTCTTTTTGGGACCTAAAAAATGCGTCTGGGATTCAGCTTTTGCTTTCTAGAGTTGGAATTCATGTGTgcgtttttgcattgctttgacctTCCTCTTTAGGTCCCGCCTTCTCGCACGCCACCATTGGCCGGTGGTGAAAACAGGACCTGCAACGAGGAGCGAGCACGTTAGCGTGCATTAAGCCCAGATTAAGTCCAGTTTAGAATGACGATAGCTCAGATCTGTAGAGCAGAGTCTGACAGGTCTgagatgtttttaaatagccgccTTCTCAAAGATTAGCCATGTTACTTTCTTTTAAACGTAATAGGGATGTATGTCAGACTCCATAGTGAAGCGTCTGCAGCGCCACAGTCTGATCTACCTGTCCAAAGATGATTCTCACCTGTCTTCTCTGCTTTACCTGCttgtaaaaaaacattgtgtCTTTGAAACTTTCTGTAAACTGTCAACTATACTGTGATTTGAAGGTCCATGCTTTATCCTTAAAATGAATTCAGTTCAAACATGAGATGCATTTACATTTCCAGTACACGTGGTTCCAATGCTTTTGAAGTTTTGTCAAGATAATGTGCTAtgtacaaataaattattttattattttaaataaacttatCCACGTTATTAATACGTgccatttctttcttctttatttGATGAATCTGGACTGTATTTCCAATTCAGTGTGCATAAAGTGGGGCTTATTATTAATACTTTGTTTCtgtcagtttattttaaaaatcttgAGGATCCTTTTGTGtccttttaaaaattaaatacataactacgctaatataaaaattaaaatggctTTTGAACAGCAGAGGGAAGAAAGGTAACTGACAAGAACACAACTCTTATGTTTGATTAGCTCATCAATGCAGCTTTATCGTCCCTCTGGAGTCTCGCCATTTTCATACTTTTTCAAGGTGCAGCTGGTTCCTAAATTATCTGAACATAAACCTGGAgctatttccaaaacatttcAAGGCTAAATGTAGCTGTTAACCACCCGA harbors:
- the gpr19 gene encoding probable G-protein coupled receptor 19 — protein: MVYAQSSNTVGVNPSFYSPSFTYQMSFNYSERENSTVLATLPTTPLCSLEGSSSSQPNRTSASYELTSGEVAVLGLVFGVLWLVSILGNALVCLVIHRSRRTQSTTNYFVVSMACADLLMSLGCAPFILLQVASGRWPLSAPACKAVRYLQHLCPGVQVYVLLSISVDRFYTIVYPLSFKVSREKAKKMILASWLFDAAFVTPCLFFYGSASTDISHCDFFLPDSWGSIAYAAVHLLFGFVVPVALIVSFYQRVVRYIWRISADGHTVRRTMNIVPRTKVKTIKMFLMLNSVFFLTWTPFYISQLWHPRESDGPGRQGLLFFTAIAWVSFSSAASKPTLYSVFNANFRRGMRETFCMSSMKCYRSNAYTITASSRMAKKNYIGVVDIPVQAKTAPDTFDRDVKEKKVAWPTNANPPNTFV